A segment of the Prevotella sp. HUN102 genome:
GTTGCTGGACAGGGGGATTCTGCTGCATTGGCATGGCTTGCGGAGCGGGTGCCGGTTGCTGCGGCATTGCCACCTGTTGTACTGCCTGTGGCTGCTGAGCGTCTTGCTGTACCGGCTGTTGCTGTGCCTGTGGAGCGGCCGGCTGTGCATTTTCCACCGTTTCCGGCTCTGCCGACATGTCAAACAGGCTTCCACGGCTGAGTTCCTTCTTCTGTGCCTCGATTTTCTCGTCTATGGACTGCAATTCCTGAGGCTTGGCAAACGTCCTTGCCTGCTTGAGGGCTGCAAGGGCTTCCGAGTGTTTCTTCGCGGCGATAAGCTCGTCTGCCTTTTTGAGGTATTTCTCACATTTCTCGCGCTTTTCCCTTTCTTCCTTGGTCTCCTTGGATTTCGCCTCTTTGGCGGCCTTGCTGTTGGCGGCTGCCTTGTCGGCCTGCCGCTCGAACTCCTTCATATTGGTTATCAGCCCGGCAACCCTCTGCACCGGCTGGCCGATTGCCCTGATGAAATCCGCGTCAAGCTCCTGGGGCTGTCCGCTGACGGTCAATGGCACGATGTGGTTCTGCGCCTCGTCCTTCAGGGAGTTGGACTTTGGCAATACGGATACTGTCAGTCCGTTGTCGGACTTGCGGATGACGAGCGTGAGATCCACCGCTTCCGTCATCATTTGATGGATTGATGTAAAAAACATAATTCTGTAATTTTAGATTGTTAAAAAAGTGTCTAAGCATCACGCTGCTGCCTGAAGTATTCCGCCAGCAGCCTGTTTCTGTCTGGATGCCGGATGATTCTCCTGATAGGGTCAAGCAGTGCGGAGATTGGTACCGGTCCTGTTGTCCGGCCGGATGACATCTCCGCTGTCAGCGCCGGGCTGGCTTCCTCGGCCGGTTGTTTTCTGATGGAGGCTGTACTCCATGTTCCTGTCATGATGTTCT
Coding sequences within it:
- a CDS encoding PRTRC system protein E, which translates into the protein MFFTSIHQMMTEAVDLTLVIRKSDNGLTVSVLPKSNSLKDEAQNHIVPLTVSGQPQELDADFIRAIGQPVQRVAGLITNMKEFERQADKAAANSKAAKEAKSKETKEEREKREKCEKYLKKADELIAAKKHSEALAALKQARTFAKPQELQSIDEKIEAQKKELSRGSLFDMSAEPETVENAQPAAPQAQQQPVQQDAQQPQAVQQVAMPQQPAPAPQAMPMQQNPPVQQQPYPQPVPQPAYPQQPAQGQPMQNQYPIYAQPVVNGQQAYPDSRQQGYVQQPTEFMQPQASEDIRRYAEQGYDPGEYAGYPDFPTSMLNRHTVQQSQII